AGAGGTATTGGATTTTTTCAAATTCGAGGGCCCCGACAAAAGAGACGTCGTTGCGGAAAGCGGTTCCCCGGGGAAAGCGGGTGCCGTAACCGAGGAGCCTGTCATGGTTGGCGCCCAGTGGAAGGGTATGAACCCAGGGAATTCCCCATTCTTTCAGGCGCCTTTCGTAGAAACGGTCGAAGGTGAAGGCGATGGTTGTCCGGGGAATGAATTTCGTGCCCCACTCCGGGATGATGAAGGGTTCGTCCACGTACCACAGAACGAGGGGTAGTCCCAGATAGGCGCAGAAATAAGAAAGGAAACCCTCGTTGTCAAGCCCTCCTCCATTGATGGTGAGCAGAAAATCGGGATCGAAAGAGAGAATGGTCTTCCCGATTTCAAGGAGATCGATTCGCTCCAGGGTATGCCCTTCAGGGCTCTTGCTCAACTCAATCTCGAAGGCCTCAACCCGGATATCCTCATTACGGGAGGAGAGCCGGATATCCTTGTCCACTACTCCCTTTGGGTTGAAGATGAGCAGAAGTCGGGCCGGAGAACTCTTCATGGGGCTGTTATCCATGGGCCGGACCCCCTGGTTTCTTGCATTCCAGGGAAAGTTTGAGGGGCCTTTCGTGTTCGTCGTAAAATCGGTTGGAGGGGTCCCTCAGGATGTTTACGAAGCCCGTCTTTTCGAGGAGTGCCTTCAAATAGTGGAAGGTGATCTGGTTTTTATGTGTGCCGTTGATTCCTCCGTCGCCGTAATCTTCCTGGCGTCCGCAAAGATTCTCCCGCCAGTAGTCATCGGAGACCACGGCTTCTCCGTGACAGCGAGGACAGTCCGGTTTTGCATAGCCGGCCGAGACGCAGTCGCATTTCCTGCTATAGAACGCTATCAGACGTTCAAAATCAGGGCAGCAGAGATACAAGGTCCCCCCGGGTTCAAGGACCCTGAAGCATTCGCGGAGGAATCCCGGGAGGGTGCGGTACGGGAGGTGTTCGATCATTTCCCTTGAAAAGAGGCGGTATACGGAGCCTTCGGGAAAGGGGATGGAGTCCGCGAGGTCGTGAACCACGTCAGCGGTTTCCCATGGCATGACATCGATACTGATGAAGTCATCCTGGCCTTCTCCCCTGAGCTTACTTGGAATTATCCCGCCCCCCAGTTCGGCATGTATCTTTCGTCCGCCCAGTTCGCCTAGCCCCTGTTCCCGACACAATTCCTTGAGATGTGCCAGGAAGTAAAGGGATCGCGTCCTGTTGGGTTCAAGGGTCAATGCCCTGGCGAAAAATTGGAGCGCCTCCCTTTTTTCATCCTGGTGGTACAGGACCTCGCCGATCTGCTCAAGGAAAAAGGGGTTTAAGGGATTCAGGGCCAGCGTGGCCCCGAAGCATTCAAGGGCCTTGGTGAAGTCTTCCTGCTGAATGTGGATGCACCCAAGCATTGCCAGTACACCGGCGTTTCTGGGATCCTGCCCCAGTATCGTTCGGGCGGTCTCTTCAGCCGTTTTGTACTTTTTCCTCCTATAGGACTCCATCAGCCGTTGGACCCAGGGAATCATGGGATGGATGGAGAAAAACCGCTGTTGGGCCTTCCGTATGGCACCCGTAACCTCTCTCTTCTTTTCCTTTTCCTTCTCGGTTCCGGGGCGGTACACCAGGGCGTTTCTCTCAAAAAGGGTGGGATATCCTCTCCGCCAGACCCGGTATCCCAGTTCAATGTCTTCCCATCCATGCTCACCAGGCTGTGCGAAAGATTCATCAAAGAGACCGGCCTCCATTACCACCTTTTTGGGAAACGACAGGTTTCCGGTCACGAAATGGCTGAAGTTCAAGAGGTCGGATGCGCTCAAGATCAATTCAGCAAC
This genomic interval from Deltaproteobacteria bacterium contains the following:
- a CDS encoding glycosyltransferase; translated protein: MPHPIASIVVTAFDRIDSLSELLEALNHQTLSPDAFEVIIADDSGDWNTGEKALKAIHPQYETTLVRTGLPREVNGVSVARNLGIRKARAPIVISMDDDCLPNRFFVESHVRHHEKGYPHIVLGHRSEVKEKLEEEKPVSVTEEKAVAELILSASDLLNFSHFVTGNLSFPKKVVMEAGLFDESFAQPGEHGWEDIELGYRVWRRGYPTLFERNALVYRPGTEKEKEKKREVTGAIRKAQQRFFSIHPMIPWVQRLMESYRRKKYKTAEETARTILGQDPRNAGVLAMLGCIHIQQEDFTKALECFGATLALNPLNPFFLEQIGEVLYHQDEKREALQFFARALTLEPNRTRSLYFLAHLKELCREQGLGELGGRKIHAELGGGIIPSKLRGEGQDDFISIDVMPWETADVVHDLADSIPFPEGSVYRLFSREMIEHLPYRTLPGFLRECFRVLEPGGTLYLCCPDFERLIAFYSRKCDCVSAGYAKPDCPRCHGEAVVSDDYWRENLCGRQEDYGDGGINGTHKNQITFHYLKALLEKTGFVNILRDPSNRFYDEHERPLKLSLECKKPGGPAHG